In Procambarus clarkii isolate CNS0578487 chromosome 17, FALCON_Pclarkii_2.0, whole genome shotgun sequence, the sequence cacaaaaaaaatatatgtgtgtgtatattcacagCACTCGCAAAATGTTTTTTGTGTAATAGTATAGCATACAAGAGTAGGCTGTGGGCCTCTAATGTGACAGATAACTACGTTGTTGAGCAAATATACAGGCAAGTCTGGTAACAGGGTCGCCTGGCCCGCCCGTTTATACTACCCACCGTTTAAGACCCAAACCGTTTATAAAAGTACGTTTATAcgtaaatttaaatttttaaattttgccccgaggggcgagtttattgggcagcgccactcatcttgtgagtggacacaccgccatagcagcatgtacaacactccccaataggaagaaaacccgctgggttgttcatcctgtcacttgtacccagacacagctgggacttgcttaactgtctcaagttatACGTCTAGCCGTTGATCAATGGACACCAGCACGCCGTTTACAACACTGTTGATGCCTCAATAGTGGTAATAATGAACATATAATTAATAACAGGGGTGTTATTGAACATTATATAACAACTAGTTCTAATGAACACCAAGATGACTGTTATAGACTATAGGATAATGACTTTTCATCTGACCTTATCTGTTGATGACCATTCTActattccttcccaccgtcccatcccaaatccttatcctgacccctttccaagtgctacatagtagtaataacttggcgctttcccctgatagttcaattcaGCGATGGCGCCACAAGTTTAGAAcatgttctaaactttctaacaaacgtgacctaacataagcctaactCTTCCTTctgtctttcttcttcttcttttcctTGTTTAttcttacgatccctttcttattcctattaataCCCTCTATATTATACCTTATCTTCCGTTCCTGTTGCCTTGCgctttcttcctctaagatttccttctcctctatcttgcctatttattgccattgcctccttcctctcatcacaagtttcagccccgctcctgtgccaggtaagtccatcacgggctcaccatagcccgtgctacttggaacttttagttcccagtagctgaatcttaaacaacttcCTCTCGTCACCACTtatggggctattcatgcccgtgccacctcttgggtggcttaatctttatcaatcttcctatcatcacaatcgacttgataacggtccaggacggaccgaaacgtcgtcttttcactttctagtgtgtggtcaaggTTGTTGTGGTCAAGGTTGTTGTGGTCAAGGCCGGTGTGGTCAAGGCCGGTGTGGTCAAGGTCGGTGTGGTCAAGGTTGGTGTGATCAAGGTTGTTGTGGTCAAGGCCGGTGTGGTCAAGGTTGGTGTGGTCAAGGTTGTTGTGGTTAAGGCCGGTGTGGTCAAGGTTGTTGTGGTCAAGGTTGGTGTGGTCAAGGCCGGTGTGGTCAAGGTTGTTGTGGTCAAGGTTGTTGTGGTCAAGGTTGGTGTGGTCAAGGCTGGTGTGGTCAAGGCCGGTGTGGTCAAGGTTGTTGTGGTTAATGCCGGTGTGGTCAAGGTCGGTGTGGTTAAGGCCGTTGTGGTCAAGGCCGGTGTGGTCAAGGCTGgtgtggtgaaggttgttgtggtcAAGGTCGGTGTGGTCAAGGATGGTATGGTCAAGGTTGTTGTGGTCAAGGCCGTTGTGGTCAAGGCCGGTGTGGTCAAGGCTGgtgtggtgaaggttgttgtggtcAAGGTCGGTGTGGTCAAGGATGGTATGGTCAAGGTTGTTGTGGTCAAGGCCGGTGTGGTCAAGACCGGTGTGGTcaaggccagtgtggtcaaggccgGTGTGGTCAAGGTTGTTGTGGTCAAGGCCGGTGTGGTCAAGGTTGTTGTGGTCAAGGCCGGTGTGGTCAAGGCCGGTGTGGTCAAGGTTGGTGTGGTCAAGGCAAGTGTGGTcaaggccagtgtggtcaaggctgGTGGTCAAGGTTGTTGTGGTCAAGGTCGGTGTGGTCAAGGCCTtgaccacagagagagagagagagagagagagagagagagagagagagagagagagagagagagagagagagagagagagagagagagagagagagagagagatcattagACTAAGAATCTAAAGCCCTTATACCGCTGCCAAAAAAGATCTATTACACTTCACCATGAGCACGTAGTAAACAACTACAGTAGCCTCCCAGTAGTCTAGCTACAGCCAGCAACAAAACAAAGACAAGATCAAAAATACATTTACCTCCGAGCCCAAAAAAGGCAGATATACACAACTCGCGCCAAAATTAAACAGCTTTCgcaccaaacacacaaacactttTATTAACACAAAGCGTCTCATTATTCATTTTTTATGTGAAGGGGGGCGGGCGGGGGGGGCGGCGAGGCCCCGTAGCAGACACCAACACCCGACAaaacgctacaacaacaacaacaacaattacatTAAATCATGTGTGAATGCAGTAAGCAGGAGAAGGGAGAGGCGGCCATTCGAGCAGGTCTTCTCCCTCGATCCCTTTGCGGAGTCCTgtctgctctctccctctctctctctccctccctcggaCAACGGCCAGTCTGCCTCTCACTCCATAACGATGTGGCGGCCGCTATACCAACAATTGCTGACTATTGTTGTTCGATTTCCAGCCGATTCCTGCCCGATTTCGAACCGATTTAAAAGGGCGCGCTCGTCCGCGTCTACTGTTATGGCCGCCAGGGTTATAAATGACCGGAGGTGCCAGTTTTTATTTTCCGTTATTTAATTTTCCCGGTCCGTGGAGATAAAAATTGGCGTTCAGTTGGCTCCGGGCCGCGGCAATTAACTACATAGCTAAATGAAATCATAACCGGAATTAATGTAAATTGTCCCAGACCAACAGAAATATTGTCATTCACGCAGCCAATTAGAGCGAGTGTCCAAATGTCATGTAATTGAGTTTATTTACAAACCCATTGTGGTGGTAACAAGTTGGTGGCGGTGTTACCAGATGCCTCACACCATGAACCcccgcacacacgcacgcgcgtgcgtgtgtacatacatacatacatacatacatacacacacacacacacacacacacacactatttttaCCCCTGCCGCCAAGCTCTTAACACAATTTATATAAATACTTTTTAACTTTTCGCGTAAAACAAAAAGTTAAGATATATTGGgttattaatataaattaatccCAACCAACTGGTTAATGTGACTTAAGTAACTACCTGCTACCACTGGCGAGCGAGGAACATTGCCTCACCGAACACTAACATAATTCAAACTAAATCACACTGAAACGTGATGAGTATTTAGGAAGGCGAGGCATATTATATTTACGACACGATGATGCTAAACGTGCGAGTTGGTTGGTAAGTCGGGTTAAACACTGCTGGGTGTGGCTAGTAATTAATGTGGTGACCTCATACACTCGCGCCAGATCACTGGAGTTATATTGGTACAAACTTTAAGGATTAACATTTTAACTTGACTTCCCAAAGGGCAGGAGTCAAATCAGAGGAGACAGAGCTGTGTAACTACTACTTCCATCCTCCATAGAGGATGGAAGTAGTAGTTACATCCTCCATAAGTGGAGGATGGTGTAACTACATCTATAAGTAGTAGTTACATCCTTCCATCCTCCATAGAGGATGGAACACACTATGTCTGCTATCCTGCCACCAGTAGAGGGCTTTGCAATCCACACCCACCCGCCTGCCGGGTCGGTGGATCACGCCATCCACCCGGAAAGATGATGGTTGACACACAAACCATCCACCAAAAAACATCCACCTAGACACCCATTATTTACACAATCAACCACTATCCACCGTCTTCCCTCCTATCCACTTGACCGCTCCTGCCCCTCCAGGGGTGTTGACCCGCGGCCGGACCACCCCAGAGGACCGTGATGGACCAGGAGGGTAGAGAGGACCACATTCTCCTGTCAATCTCTGTCTAATAAAACTCTACGTCTCACTCTCCGTTTATTTGAACAAGGCGCGCGGCTTCCATCTGTGCTGGAGCTCATCCTGGGCGGCCGGCCCCACGACTCAGGCTTCCGTGACGgccacaacactccccccccccccacacccctgacacattGCGGGGATGAAACAAGTGAACAACGTCACATAAGGGGTCAAGGggaaagattcacgaagcagttacgcaagtacttacgaacgtgtacatctttcctcaatcttcgtcggctttggttacatttagtttaaacagtttacaagcatgaaaacttgccaatcaactgttgttattgttataaacagcctcctggtgcttcggagctcattaactgtttaataattgtaaacaaagccgccaaagattgagaaaagatggacagcttcgtaagtgcttgcgtaactgcttcgtgaatctggcccccaggacggatcgaaacgtcaccACATGACGGTCCAGGATTGACTCGAAATGTCGTCCCCGTCACCTAATGTGCGGTTTAGGTTATTTGTAAACAGTCCGAACACCACGCGTCTCCCCGTCATTAATATCACATACCTTCCTAAATACTCATCACATAACACCAACAGAAACTGAATGAGAAATGAGTCATTGTTTTGGTTAATTCATAAATGGATCGGTGAATGAGCAGCAGAGTTGGTGGCCAGGAGCAAACACAACAAACAAAGCCATGTATGTCGTCACTGCAACATATCCTCTTACCTCTGCAACGAACTTTATCCTTAGGGTCAATGAGGTATTTACCAAGTCTTAAGGTGGTAGACGGGAGGGTGTACCCTAACGACCATTCAAACAGGTCGTAGCAAACGCTCTTCACTCTCCTTTATGTggaaacaaaacaaaatgtaaactCTGTTAACAGAGGAAGAAATATGTTTttccgaatatatatatatatatatatatatatatatatatatatatatatatatatatatatatatatatatatatatatatatatatatttatatatatatatatatatatatatatatatatatatatatgtcgtacctagtagccagaacgcacttttcggcataCTCGGTTGACCCCCATCCACTGTGACTCTTGTCATACACTCGCACGCTCCCATACAAAGTTTGGTGCGACTACCCGCGAGCGTCAGGCGCCCAACCTCGACCACACCAAGAGACAATCTCACAGATACCTCTTCGTCTGGGAAAGATTTTGACTTTCACAAATAGCAACTTAAACCTCTCATCAGCGTGTCCTCTGAATCTCAGAGCTGACTCTACTTAGGGAGAGGAGCAAGAGCGGGAGAATTGCACACTGGGATAAAATAAGATAGATTATAAGGGAGCGCAGACAGAAGGCCTTCCTGGGGTCAGATATAAGCCTGGGGTCAGATATATGCCTGGGGGTCAGATATATGCCTGGGGGTCAGATATATGCCTGGGGGTCAGATATAAGCCTGGGGTCAGATATATGCCTGGGGGTCAGATATAAGCCTGGGGGGTCAGATATAAGCCTGGGGGTCAGATATAAGCCTGGGGGTCAGATATAAGCCTGGGGGTCAGACATAAGCCTGGGGGTCAGATATAAGCCTGGGGGTCTGATATAAGCCTGGGGGTCAGACATAAGCCTCAGGGTCAAGTGAATTAAGTTCCCCAGGTTAAGAGGGATTAGTCTAATAGCTTTAAATGAAAGAAAAAcaaaaggagacatgatcaccatgtaCAAAATATCGAGGAAAATATACAAGGCGGGCAGTGACAACCTTATGCACATGAAAGAATATATAAAACATACAGTCCgtggtggcgcagtggtaacacattCTCCCCGTGCCTCGACACCACCGATTTGGTCTGCGTTCGAGTCCTTGCCAGGGACGCTTGATTAAGAGCCAATCCTTAAATGttcacctctgttcacccagaatTAATTGATTGCCGATTGGTGGGTCGTGTTCCAAGGAAAATTAGTAGTTAAGGCAGCCCCTGTGTCTCCTTTGAACTATGGTAAGGAAAGGCTTTCAgcttgctaacaggagtcagaagtggTTTGgttctgtacccacctgtgtatattgtgaggtgcttccggggcttagcgtccccgcggcccggtcgtcgaccagggccTCCTCGGGTACATTTGGGTACATTTGAATCCTCGGTTTCAATTGTATAAACAATGGGCACAGTCTCACTGTCTGGATCCAACAGCACATTTGCCAGAAGCCCGTAATGTCAAGAGCCTTAAAGGTACCCAAATGCTTCAAGCTGGAGCCCTAAGACCCGAGTCTTACTACCCGGCGGCCATGATAGGTAGTACATCAAAGGTCACTGCACAAAAGCCCTCACAAGCACATATACAtgtagaaaaaaacatataaataaataaaaataaacagatTCGATGGTACTCGCAGCAAGAGAAAATAAACAGAGATCCACAGGcgacacacacagacaaacacccCGACAAAAAGCATCCTCCACTCACACGGACGGGGGGAAAAAACAAGAAAGCTGGAGGCCCTCGGATCCTCCAGGTTAAGAAGAGGGCCTCCACACTTAACACACTTAACTCCCTCCACAAAAGTGTGTCTTTAACCTCATCCTGAGAGCCTCTGCTCCTCTTCCCTTGTTATGATTCCTCCAGCTGAAGAACGTGATAAAAATATATTACCCGGCACCCACAACacgctcccctctccctccccccacccccaccccacagcccccatccccccccctccctctctctccaccctcctcccccccatcccGCCACCCCCCAggctcccccacctcccccagctATCACAAGAATGGCCACCTTTGTTCACACTCAGGTTTCGCTGGAAATCTTGAAGTTGTCATGAAGACTTGTTACCTGATCTGCCGCGCgcgttccttcccttcccttcccttcccttcccttcccttcccttcccttcccttcccttcccttccctgcccttcccttcccttcccttcccttccctgcccCTTCACCCCCCGTCAATAGCCTATTACCCCTACTCTTCCCCTACGTCCCCATCATCGACAGCATGTGTAGGAAGCTGAAAAACAAATGACTTTTAAACCCTCAAAAAAAACACCTTTCAAAACAACTGACGCAACCTACATCAGACCAGCGCTTGACTACGCAGCACGGGCATGGGGGTCTTGAGGCAAGAGTTAACGGGAGTAACTAATGAGGGCAACATTAGAGGTGGCTCtaacctccctccctcattcttcCCTCACTCATATCCTtcctcactaccccccccccccttatcctgCCTTCGTCAtcttcctccctcacctccctccttccctctccctctcctgtgCATCTGCCAACAGACGGGATGAAGGAAGAATCCATCAATCTCCTCAATTATGCTATCAATCCTGACCGCTCCTGATGGCGGAGCTGTGTTGCTCATGTTgaactggtactcacctagttgtactcacctggttgtgcttgcgggggttgagctctggctctttggtcccgcctctcaatcggcaatcaacaggtgtacaggttcctgagcctattgggctctatcatatccacacttgaaactgtgtatggagtcagcctccaccacatcacttggtgttgagagagtgatggtggtgttacagtgatggtgttacagtgatggtgttacagtgatggtggtgatgggacaaacacacacatacacacacacacacacacacacacacacacatacacacacacacacacacacacacacacacacacatacacacacacacacacacacacacacacacacacacacacacacacacacacacacacacacacacacacacacacacacacacacacacacatggtgctgGACAACAGGTTCACTCTACACCAGACATACATACTGTCACGTGCGCTTTAATACACAAACAAAAAGTATACAAATATACAGACGATGGACAAAAATATTCTTTAAATTAGAAGACATAAACCGATGTATTTATTGTAAATACCAGGAATGTTTATAATACATTAACCTGAGCAATTTGGTGGTTAACCCCAGAGAAAGATGGAGGAGAGACACATATGGCACCAGAGGAGACACATATGGCACCAGAGGAGACACATATGGCACCAGAGGAGACACATATGGTACCAGGAGACATATATGGCACCAGAGGAGACACATATGGCACCAGAGGAGACACATATGGCACCAGAGGAGAGACACATATGGCACCAGAGGAGACATATATGGCACCAGAGGAGACACATATGGCACCAGAGGAGACACATATGGCACCAGAGGAGACACATATGGCACCAGAGGAGACACATATGGCACCAGAGGAGAGACACATATGGCACCAGAGGAGACATATATGGCACCAGAGGAGACACATATGGCACCAGAGGAGACACATATGGCACCAGAGGAGACACATATGGCACCAGAGGAGATACATATGGCACCAGAGGAGAGACACATATGGcaccagagagagaggagagacacatATGGCACCAGAGGAGACACATATGGcaccagagagagaggagagacacatATGGCACCAGAGGAGACACATATGGCACCAGAGGAGACACATATGGCACCAGAGGAGAGACACATATGGCACcggagagagaggagacacatATGGCACCAGAGAAGAGACGCATATGGCACCAGAGACACATATGGCACCAGAGGAGAGACACATATGGCACCAGAGGAGAGACACATATGGCACCAGAGGAGAGACACATATGGCACCAGAGGAGAGACACATAtggcaccagagagagagaggagagacacatATGGcaccagagagagaggagagacacatATGGCACCAGAGGAGAGATACATATGGcaccagagagagaggagagacacatATCGcaccagagagagaggagagacacatATGACACCAGAGGAGAGAAGAGACACATATGGCACCAGAGGAGAGATACATATGGcaccagagagagaggagagacacatATGGcaccagagagagaggagagacacatATGGCAACAGAGGAGAGACACATATGGCaccagagagaagagagacacaTATGGCACCAGAGGAGAGATACATATGGCACCAGAGGAGACACGTATGGCACCAGAGACACATATGGcaccagagagagaggagagacacatATGGcaccagagagagaggagagacacatATGGCACCAGAGGAGACACATATGGCACCAGAGGAGAGACACATATGGCACCAGAGGAGAGACACATATGGCACCAGAGAGAAGACACATATGGCACCAGGAGAGACACATATGGCACCAGAGGAGACACATATGGCACCAAAGGAGAGACACATATGGCACCAGAGGAGACATATGGCACCAGAGGAGAGACACATATGGCACCAGAGGAGAGACACATATGGCACCAGAGGAGAGACACATATGGCACCAGAGGAGACACATATGGCACCAGAGGAGAGACACATATGGCACCAGAGGAGAGACACATATGGCACCAGAGGAGAGACACATATGGCACCAGAGGAGACACATATGGcaccagagagagaggagagacacatATGGCCCCAGAGGAGAGACACATATGGCACCAGAGGAGACACATATGGCACCACTGTGCCGAAGAATCAATTTGAGTGATTAAATCGCGCGGAGGAAGAAGTTGATCGCTGTAACAAGGGTTTTGATCCCATTATAGCCGGGTGGTGCagcgtgggagagggagaggagggaagggaaggaacggtgggagagagagaggtaggataGAGCAAAGTAACAGAACCCGATAGAAAGTTCCTTCAACTTCCATCATTTTCTTTCTCCTTCGCAATAATAATCGTTATACACATCACAAGAAACAAAAACCCACAAATGACAAAAGAAAATAACCCAAAAAGAATCACGAATAATTCGGGTTTGGGGCCAAAAAATAACTGGATGTAAGGAGAAGATGAGTGGAGCCCGATGCTCACTTGTTCAGGACGCGTGTAATTCCAAGATGGCCACCATACGGC encodes:
- the LOC138365661 gene encoding uncharacterized protein in mobD 3'region-like, whose amino-acid sequence is MGVSARDAHAPGKHQLPWAALTRTPRLDHTGLDHTCLDHTNLDHTGLDHTGLDHNNLDHTGLDHNNLDHTGLDHTGLDHTGLDHTGLDHNNLDHTILDHTDLDHNNLHHTSLDHTGLDHNGLDHNNLDHTILDHTDLDHNNLHHTSLDHTGLDHNGLNHTDLDHTGINHNNLDHTGLDHTSLDHTNLDHNNLDHNNLDHTGLDHTNLDHNNLDHTGLNHNNLDHTNLDHTGLDHNNLDHTNLDHTDLDHTGLDHTGLDHNNLDHNNLDHTLESEKTTFRSVLDRYQVDCDDRKIDKD